Proteins co-encoded in one Arachis hypogaea cultivar Tifrunner chromosome 11, arahy.Tifrunner.gnm2.J5K5, whole genome shotgun sequence genomic window:
- the LOC112721365 gene encoding uncharacterized protein At4g04775-like encodes MNFQIGGDNLSCNMNSSESIGVRRKKRWFSPKCYCGSHAILFMSGTENNPDRLFFRCPYFKTIEVHCSFFAWLDDYVASFNEYAGKTMSKGVLLQKQNPFEGESDAMDDKVKKLEDRLIGLENELEKCRLKTSGTAIISTNIVLPVVLRVAVPATGLVP; translated from the exons ATGAACTTCCAAATTGGAGGTGATAATTTGAGTTGCAACATGAACTCAAGTGAGAGCATTGGGGTTCGGAGGAAGAAGAGATGGTTCTCCCCAAAGTGCTATTGCGGGTCTCATGCTATTCTATTTATGTCTGGGACTGAAAATAATCCGGATAGATTATTCTTTCGTTGTCCTTATTTCAAG ACTATAGAAGTTCATTGCTCATTCTTTGCATGGCTAGATGATTATGTTGCTTCATTTAATGAGTATGCTGGGAAGACAATGTCAAAGGGGGTATTGTTGCAAAAGCAGAATCCGTTTGAAGGAGAGAGTGATGCAATGGATGACAAAGTGAAAAAGCTAGAGGATAGGTTGATTGGATTAGAGAACGAATTGGAGAAGTGTAGATTAAAAACGAGTGGAA CAGCCATCATCTCGACAAATATTGTGCTCCCTGTGGTTCTTAGAGTTGCTGTACCAGCTACTGGCTTAGTGCCTTGA